A single region of the Nitrospinota bacterium genome encodes:
- the yidC gene encoding membrane protein insertase YidC, with the protein MDKKTLTAIFLSIVVMIFWNMWYFHRYGDVIEANKLKKIEQQKEQVQEKETAPAQIETVDPDVFSHEDAEIVLGSAQPDVTPLDPTASLQQDAGESSTGNQRGSEKKIFIDTGYAVVTLSNIGGVVTSWKLSGFGDDDGNPIELVKQGLEMKPLSLEFSSADATKKINKTVFEVNAPAKIMLSEKNRDAEVLFVHSLATGFEIKKKIVFHYNSHRADMEVSLSHSGSSVKGSAFGIGWYGLGDIKDKMYSYDGPVIYIDGKRLTKTPDMDKENVYEGKIEWAGLTNRYYCVAFFPEDREAKMTQREVEDDIYSNTLQLVSPGSGKPISFYMYAGPKMVSELKKQNRGFQKVINYGWFDIIAKPIYRVMVWLHDSVFYNFGWAIIVITVVIKILFFPLTQKSFQSMSKMRKLQPQMKILQERYKNDKTKMNEELMLLYRKHKVNPLAGCLPIFLQIPVFIALYKVLLESIELKGADFIWWIHDLSLKDPYYVTPLLMGLSMFLQQKLSPQANDPVQRNMMLLMPVVFTVMFINFPSGLVIYWLVNNILSIAQQWYVNRSAEEA; encoded by the coding sequence ATGGATAAAAAGACACTTACAGCCATCTTCCTTTCGATCGTCGTAATGATATTTTGGAATATGTGGTACTTCCACAGGTACGGCGACGTAATCGAGGCGAACAAGTTAAAGAAAATTGAACAACAGAAAGAGCAGGTACAGGAGAAGGAAACAGCCCCGGCGCAAATTGAGACGGTGGATCCCGATGTTTTCAGCCATGAGGATGCGGAAATCGTGCTCGGTAGCGCTCAGCCAGACGTTACTCCTTTGGACCCTACTGCCTCTCTACAGCAGGATGCCGGTGAAAGTTCGACCGGTAACCAGAGGGGGTCCGAAAAGAAAATTTTCATCGATACCGGATACGCTGTAGTCACCCTTTCAAATATCGGAGGAGTGGTTACTTCATGGAAGCTCTCAGGCTTTGGGGACGACGATGGCAATCCGATTGAACTGGTAAAGCAGGGTCTGGAAATGAAGCCGCTTTCACTTGAATTCTCATCAGCTGATGCGACGAAGAAGATCAACAAGACCGTGTTTGAAGTAAATGCTCCGGCGAAGATAATGTTATCCGAAAAGAACCGGGATGCGGAGGTGCTTTTCGTACACAGTCTCGCCACCGGCTTTGAAATAAAGAAGAAGATAGTTTTCCATTACAATTCGCACCGGGCGGATATGGAGGTCTCACTCAGCCATTCCGGCTCTTCCGTGAAAGGTTCCGCGTTTGGAATAGGCTGGTATGGGCTTGGGGATATCAAGGACAAGATGTATTCATATGACGGCCCGGTAATCTACATTGACGGAAAACGTCTGACAAAAACACCGGATATGGATAAAGAGAATGTATACGAAGGGAAGATCGAATGGGCCGGACTGACGAACAGGTATTACTGCGTCGCCTTTTTCCCCGAGGACAGGGAAGCGAAGATGACCCAGAGGGAGGTAGAGGATGATATCTATTCCAATACCCTCCAGCTTGTATCCCCCGGAAGCGGGAAGCCGATAAGCTTTTACATGTACGCGGGGCCGAAGATGGTCTCCGAGTTGAAGAAGCAGAACCGCGGTTTCCAGAAGGTGATCAACTACGGCTGGTTTGATATTATCGCCAAGCCGATCTACAGGGTAATGGTCTGGCTGCACGATTCGGTTTTTTACAATTTCGGGTGGGCGATAATCGTTATCACGGTCGTCATAAAGATACTCTTTTTCCCGCTCACGCAGAAAAGTTTCCAGTCGATGAGCAAAATGCGAAAACTCCAGCCCCAGATGAAGATACTTCAGGAGAGGTACAAGAACGACAAGACGAAGATGAACGAAGAGCTGATGCTCCTTTACCGGAAGCACAAGGTGAATCCGCTGGCCGGCTGTCTCCCCATATTCCTTCAGATACCTGTATTTATCGCGCTTTACAAGGTTCTGCTCGAATCGATCGAACTTAAAGGGGCGGATTTCATATGGTGGATACACGACCTTTCGCTGAAAGATCCCTACTATGTCACCCCTCTATTGATGGGATTGTCGATGTTCCTCCAGCAAAAGCTCTCTCCGCAGGCGAACGATCCCGTACAGAGGAACATGATGCTGTTAATGCCGGTAGTCTTTACCGTGATGTTTATTAACTTCCCTTCGGGGCTTGTTATTTATTGGCTGGTGAACAACATACTTTCCATTGCACAGCAATGGTATGTAAACAGAAGCGCTGAGGAGGCCTGA
- the yidD gene encoding membrane protein insertion efficiency factor YidD: protein MKRFLLFMIRGYQAAISPFLPPSCRFFPSCSQYSSDAIEKHGVFTGVWLSVKRISKCHPFHPGGFDPVK, encoded by the coding sequence ATGAAACGGTTTTTGTTATTTATGATACGCGGCTACCAGGCGGCAATTAGCCCATTTCTACCCCCATCTTGCAGGTTCTTCCCCAGCTGTTCTCAATACAGCAGTGATGCCATTGAAAAACATGGTGTTTTTACAGGCGTCTGGCTCTCAGTAAAAAGAATATCAAAATGCCACCCTTTCCACCCTGGCGGTTTCGACCCGGTAAAATGA
- the rnpA gene encoding ribonuclease P protein component — MRIRFKETRLSGGREFDSAFAGRKFVTGNLVFYFADSGLECSRLGIIAGKRILAKAVSRNRFKRRARALFRENLDRLKGLDVVVIARKGERLESYQALKKCFESFVRSIGG, encoded by the coding sequence TTGCGTATCCGGTTTAAGGAGACACGGTTATCAGGGGGTCGCGAATTCGATTCCGCATTTGCGGGAAGGAAATTCGTCACTGGCAACCTTGTCTTTTATTTCGCCGATAGCGGTTTGGAATGTAGCCGGCTTGGAATTATTGCCGGGAAAAGGATATTGGCCAAGGCGGTAAGCCGCAATCGTTTTAAACGGAGAGCGCGCGCCCTGTTCAGGGAGAACCTGGATAGATTGAAAGGCCTGGACGTTGTAGTAATTGCGAGAAAGGGTGAGCGGCTGGAGAGTTACCAGGCGTTGAAGAAATGCTTTGAAAGCTTTGTACGCTCGATTGGCGGCTGA
- the rpmH gene encoding 50S ribosomal protein L34 yields MKRPYQPSNIRRKRTHGFRKRMSTANGQAVLKRRRQKGRARLTV; encoded by the coding sequence ATGAAAAGGCCATACCAACCTAGTAACATTAGGCGAAAAAGGACTCACGGTTTCAGGAAGAGAATGTCTACGGCAAACGGTCAGGCAGTTCTCAAAAGGCGAAGGCAGAAAGGCCGAGCGCGCCTTACTGTTTAA
- a CDS encoding KamA family radical SAM protein → MEFGKIFGKKPATWVKRPKYTTSVEQINEIGEAERQSLRVVEDTFQFRTNDYYTSLIDWEDPDDPIRQISIPSIRELEMNMDWSLDASCEEDYTRGGGIQHKYSNTVLLLVNNVCGTYCRFCFRKRLFMNDNDEVARNISEGLAYIAENSKITNVLLTGGDPLILSTPKLEEIIRRLREIKHVKIIRIGSKMPAFNPFRILNDPSLPEMLSKYSLATKKIYLMAHFNHPKELTEHSIEAMTVLQRHGVITTNQTPILRGINDSPNTLYELFEKLSYMGVPPYYVFQCRPTQGNEMFSLPLEEAYGIFEKAQSMASGLGKRARFVMSHQTGKIEVIGLTEEQIFMRYHRSPDNANRDGIMVFNRNSQAYWLDDYEEAEKIISSRYMMNPA, encoded by the coding sequence ATGGAATTCGGAAAAATCTTTGGTAAAAAGCCTGCTACATGGGTAAAGAGGCCCAAGTATACAACCTCTGTCGAGCAAATAAATGAAATAGGCGAAGCGGAACGGCAATCCCTTCGAGTGGTTGAAGATACGTTCCAGTTCAGAACAAACGACTACTATACTTCCTTGATCGACTGGGAAGATCCTGACGACCCCATCCGGCAAATATCAATTCCGAGCATACGCGAGCTGGAGATGAATATGGACTGGAGCCTTGATGCGTCGTGCGAGGAGGATTATACGAGGGGTGGAGGGATTCAACACAAATACTCAAACACCGTACTCCTGCTGGTTAATAACGTCTGCGGAACATACTGTCGATTCTGTTTCCGTAAAAGATTATTCATGAATGACAACGACGAGGTTGCCAGGAATATCTCTGAAGGGCTTGCGTACATTGCGGAAAACAGCAAAATTACAAATGTCCTTTTAACGGGTGGGGATCCGCTCATCCTCTCCACACCTAAGCTGGAAGAGATAATCCGCAGGCTAAGGGAGATCAAGCATGTCAAGATAATCAGAATTGGCAGCAAAATGCCTGCTTTTAATCCATTCAGGATATTGAACGATCCATCTTTGCCGGAGATGCTCTCAAAATACAGCTTGGCCACGAAAAAGATATACCTGATGGCACACTTCAATCACCCGAAGGAATTGACCGAACACTCCATCGAGGCAATGACTGTTCTGCAAAGACATGGCGTAATAACCACCAACCAGACGCCCATCCTGCGGGGGATAAATGACAGCCCCAACACCCTCTACGAGCTTTTTGAAAAACTTTCATACATGGGAGTCCCCCCATATTATGTATTTCAGTGCCGCCCGACACAGGGGAATGAAATGTTCTCCCTCCCTCTTGAGGAAGCCTATGGGATATTCGAAAAAGCCCAAAGCATGGCCTCGGGGCTCGGCAAAAGGGCACGATTTGTCATGTCCCACCAAACCGGTAAAATTGAAGTTATCGGCCTTACCGAGGAGCAGATATTCATGCGGTACCACCGATCACCCGACAATGCGAACCGGGACGGAATAATGGTTTTCAACAGGAATTCCCAGGCATACTGGCTTGACGACTACGAAGAGGCCGAAAAGATCATCTCAAGCAGATACATGATGAACCCGGCATAA
- a CDS encoding methyltransferase domain-containing protein: MEYESIQKIYKLYSGFYDLLFKQIFFPRQEYAISQMDIKPGDKVLDVGIGTGLTLGCYPKDCHVTGIDLSAAMLKKAHHKKNKLGLDNVTLLEMDACELAFDDNQFDHVISTFVLTVVPDPVKALSEMKRVCKKGNSIVFINHFASENKFLAWTEDKLDPLCRKLGWRNTESLSDLSARANLEIASCTLLKKFDLWPIVFATNNK; the protein is encoded by the coding sequence GTGGAATACGAAAGTATTCAAAAAATTTACAAGCTGTATTCGGGTTTCTATGATTTGTTGTTCAAACAGATTTTCTTTCCGAGGCAGGAGTACGCTATCAGCCAGATGGACATTAAACCGGGCGATAAAGTGCTTGATGTAGGCATTGGAACCGGGCTGACCCTGGGGTGCTACCCAAAGGATTGTCATGTTACCGGGATAGACCTCTCGGCCGCCATGCTGAAAAAGGCGCATCATAAAAAAAACAAACTCGGCCTCGACAACGTAACATTGCTGGAAATGGACGCATGCGAACTTGCTTTTGACGACAACCAGTTCGACCATGTAATTTCCACATTCGTCCTGACCGTCGTCCCTGACCCCGTGAAAGCTCTGTCCGAAATGAAAAGGGTGTGCAAGAAAGGGAACTCCATTGTCTTTATCAATCACTTCGCCAGCGAAAACAAGTTCCTTGCCTGGACCGAGGATAAACTCGACCCTCTTTGCAGAAAACTTGGGTGGAGAAATACCGAGTCGTTATCCGATCTTTCGGCACGGGCAAATCTCGAAATAGCTTCATGCACCCTTTTGAAAAAATTCGACCTATGGCCAATAGTTTTTGCAACAAACAACAAATAG
- a CDS encoding DUF3108 domain-containing protein, with protein MANSFCNKQQIGLWLSVLFFSFAISGEAAASPLQDKKGELPLPFQVGEILIFQVEWLFLDAGRVTATIPEKIKENGRELLHFTLHTETTNLLDDIWTMDDWFHSYWDINERATRKFTVKIRESTYKKDKLILFDIENGIATVTKNSDEPKEIPLKRGAQDFFTAGHMSRTLPLKKGGDYRYPVFEDDKNYDAQIVVVKKETIEIMGGKIDTILIHPKISFEGAFHSKGTLHVWLSDDEYRAPVKLKLYTLFGAVDITLIEYGGINLNIVYPEKNNGKNSARTN; from the coding sequence ATGGCCAATAGTTTTTGCAACAAACAACAAATAGGTCTTTGGCTTAGCGTTTTATTTTTTTCGTTTGCGATTTCAGGTGAGGCAGCCGCCTCACCTCTCCAGGATAAAAAAGGTGAACTCCCACTACCTTTCCAGGTCGGCGAAATACTGATTTTCCAGGTTGAATGGCTTTTCCTTGATGCCGGACGCGTCACCGCGACAATCCCTGAGAAGATAAAGGAAAACGGCAGGGAACTTCTCCACTTCACCCTCCATACTGAAACCACAAACCTTTTAGACGACATTTGGACAATGGACGACTGGTTCCATTCGTACTGGGACATAAATGAGAGAGCAACCAGGAAATTTACCGTTAAGATTCGTGAAAGCACATACAAAAAGGACAAACTGATACTGTTCGACATTGAAAACGGTATCGCTACCGTGACTAAGAACAGCGACGAACCGAAGGAAATACCTCTTAAACGTGGAGCGCAGGACTTCTTCACGGCTGGTCATATGTCCCGCACCCTGCCGCTGAAGAAGGGGGGGGACTACAGATATCCGGTATTCGAAGACGACAAAAATTATGATGCGCAGATAGTCGTGGTCAAGAAAGAAACAATCGAGATCATGGGGGGGAAGATCGATACGATCCTTATCCACCCGAAGATCAGCTTCGAGGGGGCTTTCCATAGTAAAGGCACACTCCATGTATGGCTTTCCGACGACGAGTACCGCGCGCCTGTAAAACTAAAGCTCTACACCCTTTTCGGCGCGGTTGATATTACCCTGATCGAATATGGCGGAATAAACCTCAATATCGTCTACCCGGAAAAAAATAATGGCAAAAATAGCGCTCGCACAAATTAA
- a CDS encoding NAD+ synthase — protein sequence MAKIALAQINPTVGDLDLNRKMIIDFARKGESLGADIIVFPELAITGYPPEDLLLKRSFIEAAWKNLTEIARSIQNTWVVVGTPHREDGKLYNGAAVLHKGKIETIIHKTHLPNYGVFDERRYFTPAENVASVKMAGITTAVTICEDIWVNSGLPHDLCAREDIDLIINISSSPFHTGKSEERKNKVTGFASSHQKELAYCNLVGGQDELVFDGGSFFCDTKGKVTASLREFEEDLIVVKAGEENSGGASAFHSFPRSYAYPENVFEALKKGLKDYLSKNSFHDVVIALSGGIDSALTASIAVASLGAERVRGIAMPSRFSSPESLQDARELAENLGMKFDVIPITELMDSFGKALSGVFEGTKPGIAEENIQARIRGTLIMAVSNKFGSLALATGNKSEISVGYCTLYGDMAGGFALIKDLPKNMVYDLAKWINGNSPTPNIPARSIEKEPTAELRPNQKDSDFLPEYKILDPILKLYVEEEKSIEEIISLGYIEGDVRKVSRLVNQNEYKRRQAAPGVKISPKSFGKDRRMPITNRFFET from the coding sequence ATGGCAAAAATAGCGCTCGCACAAATTAATCCGACTGTCGGCGATCTCGACCTAAACCGAAAGATGATCATCGATTTTGCAAGAAAGGGTGAGTCCCTGGGGGCCGACATAATTGTATTCCCCGAACTCGCCATCACCGGCTATCCGCCGGAGGATCTTCTGTTGAAAAGAAGCTTTATCGAAGCCGCATGGAAGAACCTTACCGAAATTGCCCGGAGCATCCAAAACACATGGGTCGTGGTAGGAACCCCGCACCGAGAGGATGGAAAGCTTTATAACGGCGCGGCGGTGCTCCACAAGGGGAAGATTGAAACAATAATCCACAAGACGCATCTCCCGAATTATGGAGTGTTCGATGAAAGACGGTACTTCACCCCGGCTGAAAATGTTGCCTCTGTCAAAATGGCCGGAATTACTACTGCAGTTACCATCTGCGAAGACATCTGGGTAAATTCAGGTCTGCCGCACGACCTCTGCGCAAGAGAGGATATTGACCTCATAATTAATATCTCTTCATCCCCGTTCCATACCGGAAAATCCGAGGAGCGCAAGAATAAAGTCACCGGGTTCGCCTCCAGCCATCAAAAGGAGCTGGCATACTGCAATTTGGTCGGAGGCCAGGACGAACTGGTTTTTGACGGAGGATCGTTCTTCTGCGACACAAAGGGGAAAGTTACCGCGTCACTCAGGGAGTTCGAGGAAGATCTGATAGTCGTGAAAGCGGGAGAGGAGAATTCCGGCGGCGCTTCAGCATTTCACTCCTTTCCAAGATCGTATGCATATCCTGAAAATGTCTTTGAAGCTCTGAAAAAAGGATTGAAGGATTACCTGTCCAAAAACTCTTTCCATGATGTTGTCATAGCCCTGTCCGGCGGCATTGATTCGGCTCTTACCGCGTCAATCGCCGTTGCAAGCCTCGGAGCCGAGAGGGTGAGAGGGATTGCCATGCCTTCAAGGTTTTCCTCACCGGAAAGCCTGCAAGATGCGCGCGAACTTGCGGAAAACCTCGGCATGAAATTCGATGTCATCCCCATCACAGAGCTGATGGATTCCTTCGGAAAGGCGCTTTCCGGGGTGTTCGAGGGGACAAAACCCGGGATCGCGGAGGAAAACATACAGGCCAGAATTCGCGGAACCCTTATCATGGCGGTAAGCAACAAATTCGGAAGTCTTGCCCTGGCAACAGGCAACAAAAGCGAAATAAGTGTAGGCTACTGCACTCTTTACGGCGACATGGCGGGAGGTTTCGCGCTTATTAAAGACCTTCCGAAAAACATGGTCTACGATCTTGCGAAGTGGATAAACGGAAATTCCCCCACTCCCAACATCCCGGCAAGGAGTATTGAGAAGGAACCGACCGCGGAACTGAGACCAAACCAGAAGGATTCCGACTTTCTGCCGGAATACAAAATACTGGACCCGATACTTAAACTGTATGTCGAAGAGGAAAAAAGTATTGAAGAGATAATTTCTCTCGGATATATTGAAGGCGATGTGAGGAAGGTATCTCGTTTGGTGAATCAAAACGAATACAAAAGGAGGCAGGCTGCTCCAGGAGTAAAGATATCACCGAAATCTTTCGGAAAAGACAGGCGAATGCCTATTACAAACAGATTTTTTGAGACATAG
- a CDS encoding arginine decarboxylase, pyruvoyl-dependent gives MTNWVPKKIFFTRGVGVHKDKLRSYELALRDAGVERCNLVEVSSILPPKCKILSKKEGLKYISGGMITFCVQARLTSNEPHRLIATSIGCAIPANQSLYGYLSEHHNYGETEKVAGDYAEDLAAGMLATTLGIDFDEDKSWDEKRQIYRISNKIVRTRNITQTAVVKGRNHHTVVALAVFIL, from the coding sequence ATGACAAACTGGGTACCAAAAAAAATATTTTTCACAAGAGGCGTTGGCGTCCACAAAGACAAATTGCGTTCTTACGAGCTGGCGCTTAGAGATGCCGGAGTAGAACGCTGCAACCTGGTTGAAGTATCTTCCATACTCCCCCCCAAATGTAAAATCCTAAGTAAAAAAGAGGGACTTAAATACATATCGGGCGGGATGATAACCTTTTGCGTACAGGCGCGGCTAACCAGCAACGAACCCCACAGGCTGATAGCAACAAGCATCGGGTGCGCAATTCCCGCCAACCAGTCGCTATACGGATATCTCAGCGAGCATCACAACTATGGTGAAACTGAAAAGGTGGCCGGCGACTATGCTGAAGACCTTGCGGCAGGAATGCTCGCGACAACACTCGGCATCGATTTTGACGAGGATAAAAGCTGGGATGAAAAAAGACAGATATACAGGATCAGCAACAAAATCGTAAGAACAAGGAATATCACTCAAACAGCGGTTGTAAAAGGGAGAAATCACCACACCGTCGTTGCGTTAGCGGTATTCATTCTGTAA
- a CDS encoding putative LPS assembly protein LptD: MSIKAGPLSFLLPLLAFLSVVLFHPQAVAEDKNVSDFDRSKMEGPLSITADYIRHYRKENRAEAKGNVALEYKDTLLTGDECEIDSNTGLGIMRGNARIQTEEILLGGSKFEFFLNSSLGTMENMTGYTRDGFYFTSKKAVRIKEDQYRLTKGTLTTCDPENPDWVAKSGRVELTLEDFATFYNMSFYFKGIPVFYTPYWAVPSITKRTTGFLEPSFGWSSRDGDYLNLTYFIAVSDQDDITLYLDYLSNRGTREGFEYRYFFAKNTYGKFNFDYADDRIADKSLWKLDYTHRHKSKSALYSRVKLDEESEVSYSKVFNDDDTALRSKKYTDSFIEFSYLFPGSSASMFARSYKDMGDLYPLNKNFYSKKPEISANIYPRRLFNTPLIAGIQNTITNLETETVGPNPVDIKNTSRLDVRPMLSLPLVPFNGFNFMPWVNGIGTWYSHNKIDESPLYVSYYTAGAAMEIPKAYKIFRLGDQDLKHTLTPIISYQYIPGYEVDDERLKVPLIDHLEQSTPISLLNFSLENSVLQKSAGNTLGQEIIRLNITQGYDFREANRITVGEKDKNKPLSNLNLDLDSKPLPWMVLNTALSYNHYENKPDSTITEAGIALKNGFFISYQKTINRLPEAVFSSGIMGVSVERGWSAEISTIYDEINYENPSTMLDITYKSCCFTVDVAAQKYYRTRVLEDNTYERYLDTKFFLLFSFKGFGDTGNKVAPIVGRKI, from the coding sequence GTGAGCATAAAAGCCGGGCCTCTTTCCTTCCTGCTCCCCCTCCTTGCATTCTTGTCCGTAGTCCTGTTCCATCCCCAGGCGGTAGCGGAAGATAAAAACGTTTCCGATTTCGACAGAAGCAAAATGGAGGGGCCTCTTTCCATTACCGCCGACTATATAAGGCATTATCGCAAGGAAAATCGCGCAGAAGCCAAAGGAAACGTGGCACTGGAATATAAGGATACTCTCCTTACCGGAGATGAATGTGAAATAGACAGCAATACCGGCCTTGGAATCATGAGAGGCAATGCCAGGATACAAACAGAAGAGATTCTGCTTGGCGGTTCTAAATTCGAATTTTTCCTGAACTCCAGCCTCGGCACAATGGAGAATATGACCGGCTATACGAGGGATGGTTTTTATTTCACTTCCAAAAAAGCTGTCCGGATAAAGGAAGACCAGTATCGCCTTACGAAAGGAACCTTAACAACATGCGACCCGGAAAATCCCGATTGGGTTGCCAAAAGCGGACGGGTGGAATTAACTCTTGAAGATTTCGCAACTTTTTACAATATGTCATTTTACTTCAAGGGAATCCCTGTCTTTTATACACCTTACTGGGCGGTGCCAAGCATAACAAAAAGAACTACAGGTTTTCTGGAACCAAGCTTTGGCTGGTCATCCCGGGACGGGGATTATTTGAACCTGACCTATTTTATAGCGGTATCGGATCAGGACGATATAACCCTTTACCTCGACTACCTTTCCAACAGAGGAACCCGTGAAGGATTCGAATACAGGTATTTCTTCGCAAAGAACACATATGGAAAATTCAATTTCGACTATGCCGACGACCGTATTGCGGATAAATCGCTCTGGAAGCTCGATTATACACACAGGCATAAATCCAAATCCGCTTTATACAGCAGAGTAAAGCTTGACGAAGAGAGCGAAGTCAGTTATTCAAAGGTTTTTAACGATGACGATACCGCACTGAGGTCGAAAAAATATACCGACTCATTCATAGAGTTCAGCTATCTCTTCCCGGGAAGCTCGGCATCCATGTTTGCCAGGTCTTACAAGGATATGGGTGACCTTTACCCTTTAAATAAAAACTTCTACAGCAAGAAACCTGAGATTTCCGCCAATATCTACCCAAGGCGGTTGTTTAATACCCCGCTGATCGCGGGAATCCAAAACACTATTACAAATTTGGAAACGGAAACAGTTGGACCAAACCCGGTTGACATAAAAAACACAAGCCGGCTTGATGTACGGCCAATGCTCTCTTTGCCTCTTGTTCCGTTCAATGGCTTCAATTTCATGCCTTGGGTGAACGGTATCGGAACCTGGTACAGCCATAATAAAATCGATGAAAGCCCCCTTTACGTTTCCTATTACACCGCAGGCGCCGCAATGGAAATCCCGAAAGCATATAAAATATTCCGTCTAGGCGACCAGGATTTGAAACACACCCTCACCCCGATAATCAGCTACCAATATATCCCTGGATATGAAGTAGATGATGAAAGACTGAAGGTTCCGCTTATAGACCACCTTGAACAATCGACGCCAATAAGCCTTCTGAATTTCAGCCTTGAGAACAGCGTTCTGCAAAAAAGCGCCGGAAATACACTTGGCCAGGAAATTATCCGGCTCAACATCACACAAGGTTACGACTTCAGGGAGGCAAACAGGATCACGGTTGGGGAAAAGGATAAAAACAAACCGCTATCAAATTTGAATTTAGACCTGGATTCGAAGCCGCTCCCATGGATGGTACTCAATACCGCTCTATCCTATAACCATTATGAAAATAAACCCGACTCAACCATAACCGAGGCAGGAATCGCTCTTAAAAACGGATTTTTCATCTCTTATCAGAAAACAATAAATCGCCTGCCGGAGGCAGTTTTCTCTTCCGGGATCATGGGAGTTTCGGTGGAGAGAGGATGGTCAGCTGAGATCTCGACAATTTATGATGAAATAAACTATGAAAATCCATCAACCATGCTGGATATCACCTACAAATCGTGCTGTTTCACGGTAGATGTTGCCGCCCAAAAATATTACCGCACAAGAGTTCTTGAGGATAATACCTACGAGAGATACCTCGATACTAAATTCTTTCTCCTCTTCAGCTTCAAGGGCTTTGGAGATACCGGAAATAAGGTTGCCCCGATAGTCGGTCGAAAGATTTAA
- a CDS encoding FapA family protein yields MPDRLMFVFPGVESETFFEGRANITQFIPQPKKMPANQVFGYYIPAGDKAPPEIKSTQIWHLPDNTDKNSLILEGLRFTDDVPSKLQTVNSGYLTSVDGKMKVTKIFEIYEDIDARTGDIKADSSILLHGTVTQGIEIISEGDIEARGLIEDATLRAKGSIVAKGGISGNNKGKIVAGGNMYSTFIQQADIEAMGNILVDGAIINSNILCGKKIIVRGKGLLVGGKVMARDGIEVLHLGTEAAIATEVEIGCNPFQRTHVERIEKEIADLEQGMKTIIVQIKHLEHELMGFVKFQTRDLATALFNTAEFVQKEGSDFGEEKLHQINRFGSGIMRLMRMTGEIEQLKEELKRVSSSETYSKKARIQIGKTAHPGVTIKVQNTSLRLMREYDHVSFYYSPEKGEIVAGF; encoded by the coding sequence GTGCCTGACAGGTTGATGTTTGTATTTCCTGGCGTGGAATCTGAGACTTTTTTTGAGGGGAGAGCAAATATTACCCAATTCATCCCGCAGCCTAAAAAAATGCCCGCCAATCAGGTATTCGGATACTACATACCTGCGGGTGACAAAGCACCTCCCGAGATCAAATCAACTCAAATATGGCACCTACCTGACAATACTGACAAGAACAGCCTGATACTCGAAGGGCTCCGCTTCACCGATGATGTCCCTTCAAAACTGCAAACAGTCAACAGTGGTTACTTGACCTCCGTTGATGGCAAGATGAAGGTGACAAAAATTTTCGAGATTTACGAAGATATTGACGCAAGAACCGGGGATATAAAGGCTGACTCCTCTATTCTCCTTCATGGAACTGTAACCCAGGGTATTGAAATAATCTCCGAAGGTGATATTGAGGCCCGCGGTTTGATCGAAGACGCGACCTTAAGGGCCAAAGGAAGCATCGTTGCCAAAGGGGGAATTTCCGGAAACAACAAAGGGAAAATAGTAGCTGGCGGCAACATGTACAGCACCTTCATCCAACAGGCGGATATTGAGGCGATGGGAAATATTCTTGTCGATGGCGCGATAATAAACAGCAATATCCTTTGCGGTAAAAAGATCATCGTAAGGGGGAAAGGGCTTCTTGTCGGCGGAAAGGTCATGGCCCGTGACGGAATTGAAGTTCTGCATCTAGGCACAGAAGCCGCAATTGCCACAGAAGTGGAGATAGGATGCAATCCTTTTCAGAGAACCCATGTGGAAAGGATCGAAAAGGAAATAGCCGATTTGGAACAGGGGATGAAAACGATAATCGTACAGATAAAACATCTCGAACACGAACTAATGGGATTCGTCAAATTCCAGACCAGAGATCTCGCAACCGCCCTGTTCAACACCGCGGAATTCGTGCAAAAAGAAGGGAGTGATTTTGGTGAAGAAAAACTTCACCAAATCAATAGATTCGGCTCCGGCATTATGAGACTTATGAGAATGACGGGGGAGATTGAACAGCTGAAGGAAGAGCTCAAAAGGGTCAGCAGTTCGGAAACTTACTCAAAAAAAGCACGGATCCAAATCGGCAAAACAGCCCACCCAGGTGTAACCATCAAGGTACAAAATACATCCTTAAGACTGATGAGGGAATACGACCACGTCTCCTTTTACTACAGCCCCGAAAAGGGGGAGATCGTGGCAGGATTTTGA